One Cryptosporangium aurantiacum DNA window includes the following coding sequences:
- a CDS encoding sensor histidine kinase has protein sequence MSRVLDPARRAAAGDVLVAVAASVIALLMVRGTPSLLLPHGGAMLAGQLVLALLLLRRRRRPVLVAWVTTAAAAAIAVCEALAPGTLVTPGLLSEHAYPWLPAAAPFAAYAATAFGGRRGLVPAAVLVAVATHAWALPPDSPWFIQGLVFAGGPALLGLYTGARRRLLESLTERTERAERERYLLAEQARAEERSRLAAEMHDLVTHRVSLMVLQAGALRVTASDEPTRLAADEIRATGCQALAELRDAIGLLKAPPAVLVEAPAGNLAALVDESGLNVELVEDGDAGVLSPVVGRTVYRVVQEALTNVRKHAPSADVSVWVRYEADGVRVSVRNGPPEEPPDPTLAASGSGTGLLGLAQRVELLDGSLDAGPDRGGGFRVEAQLPAYVPTRVSGVSGVSGVAGVSGAGGEAATGGEAA, from the coding sequence GTGAGCCGGGTGCTGGATCCAGCACGGCGCGCAGCCGCCGGGGACGTCCTCGTGGCGGTGGCCGCGTCGGTCATCGCGCTGCTGATGGTGCGCGGCACGCCGTCGCTGCTGCTGCCACACGGCGGCGCGATGCTCGCCGGGCAACTCGTGCTCGCGCTCCTCCTGCTCCGGCGGCGACGCAGACCGGTTCTGGTGGCCTGGGTGACGACGGCCGCCGCGGCGGCGATCGCGGTGTGCGAAGCGCTGGCGCCGGGCACGCTGGTGACGCCGGGCCTGCTCAGCGAGCACGCGTACCCGTGGCTGCCGGCGGCGGCGCCGTTCGCCGCCTACGCCGCGACCGCGTTCGGTGGACGGCGCGGGCTGGTCCCGGCGGCGGTTCTGGTCGCGGTGGCAACGCACGCCTGGGCGCTGCCGCCCGACTCGCCCTGGTTCATCCAGGGACTCGTGTTCGCGGGCGGGCCAGCGCTGCTGGGGCTCTACACCGGCGCCCGGCGGCGGTTGCTCGAGTCGCTGACCGAGCGCACCGAACGCGCCGAGCGGGAGCGTTATCTGCTCGCCGAACAGGCCAGGGCCGAGGAGCGATCGCGCCTCGCCGCGGAGATGCATGACCTGGTGACCCACCGGGTGAGCCTGATGGTGCTGCAAGCCGGAGCGCTCCGGGTCACGGCGTCCGACGAACCCACGCGGCTCGCGGCGGACGAGATCCGGGCCACCGGCTGCCAGGCGCTGGCGGAGTTACGGGACGCGATCGGCCTGCTGAAGGCACCGCCGGCTGTCTTGGTCGAGGCACCGGCGGGGAACCTGGCGGCGCTGGTGGACGAGTCGGGCTTGAACGTGGAGCTGGTCGAGGACGGCGATGCCGGGGTGCTCTCGCCGGTGGTCGGACGGACCGTGTACCGGGTGGTGCAGGAGGCGCTGACCAACGTCCGCAAGCACGCGCCGAGCGCGGACGTCAGCGTGTGGGTGCGGTACGAGGCGGACGGTGTGCGGGTGAGCGTCCGCAACGGACCGCCGGAGGAGCCGCCCGACCCGACGCTCGCGGCCAGCGGCTCGGGGACCGGGCTGCTCGGGCTGGCGCAGCGGGTGGAACTGCTCGACGGTTCGCTGGACGCCGGGCCGGATCGCGGCGGCGGGTTCCGGGTAGAGGCGCAGTTACCGGCCTACGTGCCGACCAGGGTTTCTGGGGTTTCTGGGGTTTCTGGGGTGGCTGGGGTTTCCGGGGCTGGCGGCGAAGCGGCGACCGGGGGTGAGGCCGCGTGA
- a CDS encoding response regulator: MIRILVVDDEPMVCAHLRTILGSAPDLEVVDQAHDGAAAVEAVIRHRPDVVLLDLRMPGVDGLAAIERLTRLPEPPVIVVLTTFDADHYVTRALQAGAAGFLVKSTPPEDLIGLVRVAADGHTVLSPIATQRLLAGAGAQQAERERVRALLADLTERETEVLACLGAGLSNAQIGARLYLAEATVKGYVSRVLLKLGCTNRTQAGLLWAGRAGA, translated from the coding sequence GTGATCAGGATCCTGGTCGTGGACGACGAACCGATGGTGTGCGCTCATCTGCGTACGATCCTCGGCTCGGCGCCCGACCTCGAGGTGGTCGACCAGGCCCACGACGGCGCGGCCGCGGTCGAAGCGGTGATCCGGCACCGGCCGGACGTCGTCCTGCTGGACCTGCGGATGCCCGGCGTGGACGGCCTGGCGGCGATCGAACGGCTTACTCGGCTCCCCGAACCCCCGGTGATCGTCGTGCTGACGACGTTCGACGCCGACCACTACGTCACGCGTGCGTTGCAAGCCGGTGCGGCGGGCTTCCTGGTGAAGTCGACGCCCCCGGAGGACCTGATCGGGCTGGTCCGAGTCGCGGCCGACGGGCACACGGTGCTCTCGCCGATCGCGACCCAGCGACTACTGGCGGGAGCCGGAGCGCAACAGGCCGAGCGGGAACGCGTACGGGCGTTGCTCGCCGACCTGACCGAGCGCGAGACCGAGGTGCTGGCGTGTCTCGGCGCCGGCTTGTCGAACGCCCAGATCGGAGCCCGCCTGTACTTGGCCGAAGCCACGGTCAAGGGCTACGTCTCCCGCGTGCTCCTCAAACTGGGTTGCACCAACCGCACCCAAGCCGGCCTCTTGTGGGCGGGCCGGGCGGGGGCCTGA
- a CDS encoding DUF559 domain-containing protein, producing MGTALSGQGWQTLLAHQQGAVSRTQLLAHGVSAADIAANLAAKRWQRPIPGIYVTFTGPLPFLTRIWVALLHAGPDAVLSHETAGVLWRLLPARNLRAVHVTVPRHRGTRSRRGIVVHHARDTPVPTGYPPRTAVAITALELCAVAKGRPDDAAAVLGRVAQQYPEALPDVRALALERRNLPGRRDILDLIDDAGGGAHSALERRFLVDVERAHGLPVGERQRAVGGNFQDVHHREYRTTIELDGAAVHQSTAAARRDMSRDNAAAVRGEATLRYGWQDVRRRPCAVAAEVATVLRTRGWTGTPTRCGPNCRI from the coding sequence ATGGGTACGGCGCTCAGCGGGCAGGGCTGGCAGACGCTGCTCGCGCACCAGCAGGGCGCCGTGTCACGTACGCAGCTCCTGGCGCATGGGGTGAGTGCGGCCGACATCGCCGCGAACCTCGCCGCGAAACGCTGGCAGCGCCCCATCCCGGGGATCTACGTAACCTTCACCGGCCCGCTGCCCTTCCTGACCAGGATCTGGGTCGCGCTCCTGCACGCCGGCCCGGACGCGGTGCTCAGCCACGAGACGGCCGGCGTGCTCTGGCGCCTGTTGCCCGCCCGGAACCTCCGTGCGGTCCACGTCACCGTGCCCAGGCACCGCGGAACCCGCTCCCGGCGTGGCATCGTCGTGCACCACGCACGCGACACGCCGGTACCCACCGGCTATCCGCCGCGGACGGCGGTGGCGATCACCGCTCTCGAGCTGTGCGCAGTGGCGAAGGGCCGGCCGGACGACGCCGCTGCCGTGCTCGGCCGAGTAGCGCAGCAGTACCCCGAGGCACTTCCGGACGTGCGGGCGCTCGCGCTGGAGCGTCGGAACCTGCCCGGCCGCAGGGACATTCTGGATCTGATCGACGACGCGGGCGGTGGCGCGCACTCCGCACTGGAGCGGCGCTTCCTCGTCGACGTGGAGCGTGCGCACGGTCTCCCGGTCGGAGAGCGCCAGCGGGCGGTGGGCGGGAACTTCCAGGACGTGCACCATCGCGAGTACCGCACCACGATCGAGCTGGACGGAGCCGCCGTCCACCAGTCGACGGCGGCGGCCCGGCGAGATATGAGTCGCGACAATGCGGCGGCGGTACGCGGCGAGGCGACGCTCCGCTACGGCTGGCAAGACGTGCGCCGGCGACCGTGCGCGGTGGCGGCCGAGGTAGCCACCGTCCTCCGCACCCGCGGCTGGACAGGAACCCCCACCCGCTGCGGCCCGAATTGCCGGATCTGA